A window of the Gossypium arboreum isolate Shixiya-1 chromosome 2, ASM2569848v2, whole genome shotgun sequence genome harbors these coding sequences:
- the LOC108467294 gene encoding NADP-dependent malic enzyme, chloroplastic-like: MISLHRSCFLNNSGISGSSSLFSYKLNKLPPASVKATALGPNSDTNASVLIENNKVFKEITQDGTSAAANVDINLTVAGGDREVYYDDAATEDQLVTPWSVSVASGYSLLRDPHHNKGLAFTEKERDAHYLRGLLPPTVISQDLQVKKMMYSIRKYKVPLQKYMAMMDLQETNERLFYKLLIDNVEELLPVVYTPTVGEACQKYGSIFRRPQGVFISLKEKGKIHEVLRNWPQKDIQVIVVTDGERILGLGDLGCQGMGIPIGKLSLYTALGGVCPSACLPVTIDVGTNNEQLLNDEFYIGLRRRRATGLEYAELMDEFMTAVKQNYGEKVLIQFEDFANHNAFDLLAKYGTTHLVFNDDIQGTASVVLAGLVAALKVVGGTLADHRFLFLGAGEAGTGIAELIALEISKQTNMPLEEARKKISLVDSKGLIVKSRIDSLQHFKKPWAHDHEPIKKLVDAVNGTKPTVLIGTSGVGRTFTKEVVEAMAALNDKPIIFSLSNPTSQSECTAEEAYTWSKGRAIFASGSPFNPVEYEGRVFVPGQANNAYIFPGFGLGLIMSGAIRVHDDMLLAASEALAAQVTQENFDKGLIYPPFKNIRQISANIAANVAAKAYELGLATRQPRPKDLVKYAESCMYNPAYRSYR, encoded by the exons ATGATCTCCTTGCATAGAAGCTGTTTTCTG AACAACAGCGGCATTTCTGGGTCCTCAAGCCTTTTCTCTTACAAGTTGAATAAGCTGCCGCCAGCTTCGGTCAAAGCGACGGCTTTAGGTCCCAACAGCGATACAAACGCCAGCGTTCTAATTGAGAACAACAAGGTATTCAAAGAAATAACACAAGATGGCACTTCTGCTGCTGCTAACGTGGACATCAATCTCACCGTTGCCGGCGGTGATCGTGAAGTCTACTATGACGACGCCGCCACAGAGGATCAGCTTGTCACCCCTTGGTCTGTCTCTGTTGCTAG TGGGTATTCTTTGTTGCGAGATCCTCACCACAACAAAGGCCTTGCCTTCACCGAGAAAGAGAGAGATGCTCACTACTTGCGTGGTCTTCTTCCCCCAACCGTTATTTCTCAAGACCTACAG GTGAAGAAAATGATGTATAGTATCCGAAAGTATAAAGTTCCTTTGCAGAAATACATGGCCATGATGGATTTGCAG GAGACAAATGAAAGGCTGTTCTACAAACTTCTGATCGACAATGTCGAGGAGTTGCTGCCAGTTGTGTATACTCCAACTGTTGGTGAAGCTTGCCAGAAATACGGGAGCATCTTCAGGCGTCCTCAGGGTGTTTTTATCAGTTTGAAAGAAAA GGGTAAGATTCATGAAGTTCTGAGAAATTGGCCTCAGAAGGATATTCAAGTCATTGTTGTCACTGATGGGGAAAGAATTTTGGGTCTAGGAGATCTCGGATGTCAG GGAATGGGAATACCTATAGGGAAGCTTTCTTTATATACGGCACTAGGAGGGGTCTGTCCGTCTGCT TGCTTGCCTGTAACCATTGATGTGGGCACGAACAATGAGCAGTTGTTGAATGACGAGTTCTATATAGGACTTAGGCGAAGGAGAGCTACCGGACTG GAATATGCGGAActtatggatgaattcatgactGCAGTCAAGCAGAACTATGGGGAGAAAGTTCTCATTCAG TTTGAAGATTTTGCAAATCACAATGCATTTGATTTGCTTGCTAAATATGGCACAACTCATCTGGTTTTCAATGACGATATTCAG GGAACAGCATCTGTGGTCCTTGCAGGGCTTGTTGCCGCATTGAAAGTAGTTGGCGGAACCTTGGCTGATCATAGATTCTTATTCCTCGGTGCTGGGGAG GCTGGTACTGGCATAGCAGAACTCATAGCACTTGAGATTTCAAAACAG ACAAATATGCCACTTGAAGAGGCTCGCAAGAAGATTTCGCTTGTGGACTCCAAG GGACTGATTGTTAAATCCCGCATTGACTCTCTTCAGCATTTCAAGAAGCCCTGGGCTCATGATCATGAGCCTATCAAGAAACTTGTTGATGCTGTTAAT GGAACCAAGCCGACAGTGTTGATTGGAACATCAGGAGTAGGAAGGACATTTACTAAAGAAGTTGTTGAGGCTATGGCTGCCTTGAATGAT AAACCTATTATATTCTCTCTTTCTAATCCGACTTCTCAATCAGAATGTACTGCTGAAGAAGCTTATACATGGAGTAAG GGCCGAGCAATTTTCGCCAGTGGAAGCCCATTCAACCCTGTTGAATACGAGGGAAGAGTATTTGTGCCTGGTCAG GCAAATAATGCATACATCTTCCCTGGCTTTGGTCTTGGTTTGATAATGTCTGGTGCCATCCGTGTTCATGATGACATGCTTCTGGCAGCCT CGGAAGCTTTGGCTGCACAAGTGACGCAAGAGAACTTCGACAAGGGACTCATTTACCCACCATTCAAAAACATCAGACAGATTTCAGCCAATATTGCCGCAAATGTTGCAGCTAAAGCATATGAACTTG GTTTGGCTACTCGCCAGCCTCGGCCTAAGGATCTTGTGAAGTATGCGGAGAGCTGCATGTACAACCCTGCCTATCGAAGCTACCGGTAA